The following are encoded in a window of uncultured Sphaerochaeta sp. genomic DNA:
- a CDS encoding proton-conducting transporter membrane subunit — MSIESLFLSPVYLPMLGAALIMVTKHFFSDRRRLAVEYLSAFIAFILPLVAFIFLIKPVLDHHQVHMILGTWETTLGIHYHFDGLSFLLIMLNLLVSIPVWLYSRKTGPHQETFTVIFLIQSAAIAATSLTADLFNLFVCLEVMGVTSYVLVASSEKNKAILSSFTYLIFSATAMVFFLIGTFGLYRISGSLAYDTIAQAKNMLSGSDLLVARLSLVLIVVSVLLRTAVIPLSGWLVGAHSNAPHAVSALLSGVLIKIPLFALVRLLLLVTGTELLGSILAWAGGISTLLGILLALREHHAKRLLAYSSVSQIGYVVTAYGLALASGLGTEEGALLLALALLYAFSHALAKATLFMTVGRACDAVGSKDLHVARGALSALRTQGERFPMTGIAYLVAFLSISALPPTIGFWGKNSLVYLSKGHGANYLLSITSVFTIVAYLKLSGIFLPRKNQETQNVEPSSTALTSLSLIFLTLLLLAGGFWYTELQTFVVQVLSPLGATNATLTSYSALQDLLKTGLTATISLLLFFIGSKTRLEKRFEARRESTALFPNLFFGFALMVAVMAWWLLVPGGVL, encoded by the coding sequence GTGAGCATTGAGAGTCTCTTTCTCAGCCCAGTCTACCTTCCCATGCTTGGTGCTGCACTCATTATGGTTACCAAGCACTTCTTTTCTGACAGACGAAGACTGGCTGTGGAGTATCTGTCTGCCTTCATAGCATTCATCCTCCCGCTTGTAGCATTCATTTTTCTGATCAAGCCGGTACTTGATCATCATCAGGTGCATATGATACTTGGAACCTGGGAGACTACGCTGGGTATCCACTACCATTTTGACGGGCTCTCCTTCCTCCTTATCATGCTCAATCTTCTGGTCAGTATCCCGGTTTGGCTCTACAGCAGAAAAACAGGCCCTCATCAGGAAACGTTCACGGTAATCTTTCTTATACAAAGTGCAGCCATTGCTGCCACCAGTCTTACTGCTGACCTGTTCAACCTGTTTGTTTGTCTTGAGGTAATGGGGGTAACCAGCTATGTATTGGTTGCCAGTAGTGAGAAGAACAAGGCAATCCTCTCCTCCTTTACTTATCTGATCTTCAGCGCCACGGCAATGGTATTCTTCCTGATAGGCACATTCGGTCTTTATAGAATCTCAGGCTCCCTTGCCTACGACACCATCGCCCAGGCAAAAAACATGCTCTCAGGATCCGACCTCCTGGTTGCACGTCTCTCACTTGTCCTGATTGTCGTATCGGTGCTCCTGAGAACTGCAGTCATCCCACTCTCAGGTTGGTTGGTAGGCGCACACTCGAATGCACCCCATGCTGTTTCAGCCTTGCTCTCTGGGGTGTTGATTAAAATACCCCTCTTTGCCTTGGTTCGTCTTTTATTGCTGGTTACCGGTACCGAGTTACTTGGATCCATCCTTGCATGGGCAGGAGGGATATCCACCCTGCTGGGTATTCTCTTGGCACTTAGGGAGCACCACGCCAAGCGTTTGCTTGCCTATAGCTCAGTCAGCCAAATTGGGTATGTCGTAACAGCCTATGGTCTGGCCTTGGCATCAGGGCTTGGGACCGAGGAGGGAGCACTACTGCTCGCTCTTGCTCTCCTCTATGCGTTCAGCCATGCCTTGGCGAAAGCAACCCTATTCATGACGGTGGGGCGCGCCTGTGACGCAGTGGGCAGCAAAGACTTGCATGTGGCTCGAGGGGCTCTCTCAGCGCTGCGTACACAAGGTGAAAGATTCCCCATGACAGGCATAGCATACCTGGTTGCATTTCTCTCGATCAGTGCACTTCCCCCCACCATCGGTTTCTGGGGTAAGAATTCACTCGTATACCTATCAAAAGGACATGGGGCTAACTACCTTCTAAGCATTACTTCAGTATTTACCATTGTTGCATATCTTAAGCTCTCTGGTATCTTTCTTCCAAGAAAAAACCAAGAAACTCAGAATGTGGAACCGTCGTCTACTGCACTCACCTCCCTCTCATTAATCTTCCTTACGTTACTCCTTCTTGCCGGAGGGTTTTGGTATACTGAGCTCCAGACGTTTGTGGTTCAGGTTCTCTCTCCACTGGGAGCTACGAATGCAACTCTGACCAGTTATTCAGCACTCCAGGATTTACTGAAGACAGGACTTACCGCCACTATCTCGCTGCTACTCTTTTTCATTGGATCCAAAACCAGATTGGAAAAGCGTTTTGAAGCAAGAAGGGAGTCAACAGCATTATTCCCCAATCTCTTCTTCGGTTTTGCACTCATGGTTGCTGTCATGGCTTGGTGGCTCCTTGTTCCGGGAGGCGTACTATGA
- a CDS encoding thiamine pyrophosphate-binding protein, translating into MQVAEIIVRILEKEGIDTAFGIPGASINPVFKYLENSKIKHHLMRHEEAAVHAADGYYRSSSKLALAICTSGPGATNFVTGLYTAKIDSIPLIAITGQAKSSQLGTDAFQCVDIVAMTKEVVKKSVCVLNPHEIEKIMQEAIYTAKEGRPGPVLIDLPLDIQMVDIPFDIDSYQSLPIERKQPESTAISTALELLVSAKNPIIIAGGGVILSHAEKELASFAEFMNIPIITTYMAKGLVPEHHYLNAGMVGIQVGASSSGNAIFLESDVVLGIGCRFTDRHTGALDTYTAGRTFIHVDIDPNEIGKLFNVEVGIVSDAKEALQSLISLAKASGLRNTSTRIKEISKRKTQSELKGVFRGELINPKDIFIKVNETFGDDALYTTGCGLVQIWSGQYQLINKPRIYFPSGGAGTLGFDIPAAIGASVGKGNAKTVCMMGDFGFTFLVEELAVASKYNLPIVVIILNNAYLSLIRQNQKYAYSYEHAVDMQENHGGVDYCKVSEGLGCSAERVKTYEELEDALQRAKDSTRPYVLDIIVDRQTDCNMGNDIAHIKMFE; encoded by the coding sequence ATGCAAGTTGCAGAAATTATTGTTAGGATTCTTGAGAAAGAAGGAATAGACACAGCATTTGGAATCCCTGGAGCAAGTATTAATCCAGTTTTTAAGTATTTAGAAAATTCTAAGATTAAACATCACCTAATGCGCCATGAAGAGGCAGCAGTGCATGCAGCAGATGGATACTATCGGTCTTCTTCCAAGTTAGCGCTTGCAATTTGTACTTCTGGACCTGGTGCAACCAATTTTGTTACAGGTCTGTATACAGCGAAGATTGATTCAATCCCATTGATTGCAATTACTGGGCAAGCAAAGTCTTCTCAGTTGGGGACTGATGCATTCCAATGTGTTGATATTGTTGCAATGACCAAAGAAGTGGTAAAGAAATCTGTGTGTGTCTTGAACCCCCATGAAATTGAAAAAATCATGCAAGAAGCGATTTATACAGCAAAAGAGGGAAGACCCGGACCGGTATTGATAGATTTACCGCTTGATATTCAGATGGTTGATATTCCTTTTGACATAGATTCCTACCAATCGCTCCCTATTGAAAGAAAACAACCTGAAAGCACAGCAATCTCAACTGCACTGGAGCTACTCGTATCAGCTAAGAATCCAATTATTATTGCTGGTGGTGGTGTTATTCTTTCTCATGCAGAAAAAGAGTTGGCCTCATTTGCAGAGTTTATGAATATTCCAATTATCACGACGTATATGGCAAAAGGACTAGTTCCGGAGCATCATTATCTTAATGCGGGTATGGTCGGCATACAAGTTGGAGCCAGTTCTTCTGGGAATGCAATTTTCCTTGAATCTGATGTAGTTTTGGGTATTGGCTGTCGTTTTACTGATCGTCATACTGGTGCTCTTGATACATATACTGCAGGAAGGACTTTTATTCATGTTGATATCGATCCAAATGAAATTGGAAAACTCTTCAACGTTGAAGTAGGAATTGTCTCAGATGCAAAGGAAGCTTTGCAATCTCTGATTTCCTTGGCTAAGGCTTCTGGTCTGCGAAATACTAGTACACGGATAAAGGAAATCTCCAAGCGAAAGACACAGTCTGAGTTAAAAGGGGTTTTTCGTGGTGAATTAATCAATCCGAAAGATATTTTTATAAAGGTAAATGAAACTTTTGGTGATGATGCTCTCTATACTACTGGTTGCGGGCTTGTCCAGATTTGGAGTGGGCAGTACCAGTTGATCAATAAACCAAGAATCTATTTCCCTAGTGGGGGAGCAGGTACTCTGGGTTTTGATATTCCTGCAGCAATTGGTGCAAGTGTGGGGAAAGGAAATGCAAAAACTGTATGTATGATGGGAGATTTTGGCTTTACCTTTTTAGTTGAAGAACTTGCTGTTGCCTCAAAATATAATCTACCTATCGTTGTTATCATATTGAATAATGCATATCTTAGTCTGATTCGCCAGAACCAAAAGTACGCCTACTCCTATGAACATGCAGTTGATATGCAAGAGAATCATGGAGGAGTGGATTACTGCAAGGTATCAGAAGGGCTCGGCTGCAGTGCAGAGCGGGTTAAGACATATGAAGAGTTAGAAGATGCCTTGCAACGAGCAAAGGATTCTACAAGGCCATATGTATTAGATATTATTGTAGATAGACAAACAGATTGTAATATGGGCAATGATATCGCTCATATAAAAATGTTTGAATAG
- a CDS encoding sugar ABC transporter permease, translated as MHNNLAKKAGVFLDNKFGTLAMLPALIGLAFVLVYPVTVSIMWSFTNKSIMRQTTDIVWFENFIYLLGNRELWISMRNGLVYTTCTIILQILWGSGAALLLDRFLSPYVTKPFRLLYMIPWTFPVIVSVLVWGWLYNDSGLFSTVLFNQGIIPEPMSFLASKHTALFSVVFVHAWSGAPLIMMSTLAGLQSIPQDQYDVALIEGTNSWQTLRYIIIPNIKRILQVIVVLRCVWIFNNFNMIFLLTGGGPGSATQNLPIMAYKYAWNSMEMGKSSAVSVIMLLFLILMFSVYQWVNSKTKGENNAF; from the coding sequence ATGCACAATAACCTAGCAAAGAAAGCAGGTGTGTTTCTTGATAATAAGTTTGGGACACTGGCAATGTTACCTGCTTTGATAGGATTAGCCTTTGTATTGGTTTATCCAGTAACAGTAAGCATCATGTGGAGTTTTACAAATAAAAGTATTATGCGACAAACCACCGATATTGTTTGGTTTGAGAACTTCATCTACTTGCTTGGGAATCGTGAACTATGGATATCGATGCGAAATGGCCTTGTTTATACGACGTGTACAATAATTTTGCAAATACTCTGGGGAAGTGGTGCTGCTCTATTGCTAGATCGTTTTCTATCTCCATACGTCACAAAACCTTTCCGACTGTTATATATGATACCTTGGACATTTCCAGTCATTGTATCAGTGTTGGTCTGGGGATGGCTCTATAATGACTCAGGACTTTTCTCAACTGTATTATTCAATCAAGGCATAATTCCAGAACCAATGTCTTTTCTTGCCTCAAAGCATACAGCTTTATTCTCAGTAGTATTCGTTCATGCGTGGAGTGGGGCCCCTCTCATTATGATGTCAACGCTAGCTGGATTGCAATCGATCCCTCAAGATCAATACGATGTAGCGCTCATTGAAGGAACGAACAGCTGGCAGACCTTACGTTATATCATAATCCCAAATATCAAGCGCATACTTCAAGTTATTGTTGTTCTTCGCTGCGTATGGATATTTAACAATTTCAACATGATTTTCCTCCTCACAGGAGGAGGTCCTGGATCTGCAACACAGAATCTACCAATCATGGCATATAAATATGCATGGAATTCAATGGAAATGGGAAAGTCATCGGCTGTTTCAGTAATCATGTTGCTGTTTCTTATCCTGATGTTCTCCGTATACCAATGGGTTAACTCAAAAACAAAAGGAGAGAACAATGCCTTCTAA
- a CDS encoding lactate racemase domain-containing protein produces MEFLADKNIGNIELLYPYPRMVPVLQHFDHDHLVDPIQTLLTELQKPEIVSRLSLIKKGDYVAIGCGSRGITNMVPLLQTLILQLKQRGAFPFVFPAMGSHGGGTAEGQREILSGYGITEKTIGAPIRSSMDTVCIGYTDDERPTYLDAIAFQADHIVAINRISAHTAFQGPYESGIVKMMVIGMGKMKGAQAYHQNGFSEMASTIPKYGNVVLRNAPILFGIGLIENAFQQTCKISVLPPFQILSEEPKLLSYAKSIKGRILFDSCDILIVDNLGKDISGEGMDPHVTGRFPTNLCESKFTAQKLVVLDISQASHGNCYGIGLADITTRRLLECSDLHTMYLNARTNTVLDGVKIPMICSNHQQAIQAAIATCIFQDPSRIRIIRIKNTREIDTILVSESMLECVHGNDALEVLDTPSDFNFNEDGNLF; encoded by the coding sequence ATGGAGTTCCTTGCAGACAAAAATATAGGGAATATTGAGTTGCTGTATCCCTATCCTCGTATGGTTCCTGTTCTTCAACATTTTGATCATGATCATCTTGTTGATCCAATACAGACGTTGCTTACAGAACTTCAGAAACCTGAAATTGTAAGCCGTCTAAGTTTGATTAAGAAAGGCGATTATGTAGCTATTGGATGTGGTAGCAGAGGGATTACAAATATGGTCCCTTTGCTACAGACACTTATATTACAACTCAAGCAGAGAGGAGCTTTTCCCTTTGTTTTTCCTGCAATGGGTAGCCACGGTGGAGGAACTGCTGAAGGTCAACGAGAAATCCTCTCGGGCTACGGAATCACTGAAAAAACCATAGGGGCTCCAATACGAAGCTCTATGGATACAGTATGTATTGGTTATACAGACGATGAAAGGCCAACATACCTGGATGCGATTGCTTTTCAAGCAGATCATATTGTAGCCATCAATCGTATAAGTGCCCATACAGCATTCCAAGGACCTTATGAAAGTGGAATCGTGAAAATGATGGTAATTGGTATGGGCAAAATGAAGGGTGCTCAAGCCTATCATCAAAATGGGTTTAGCGAGATGGCATCAACCATTCCAAAATATGGAAACGTAGTATTGCGAAACGCTCCAATATTATTTGGTATTGGACTTATTGAAAATGCATTCCAACAAACATGCAAAATTTCAGTTCTTCCTCCTTTCCAAATTCTTTCTGAGGAACCTAAATTGCTTTCATATGCGAAATCTATAAAGGGCCGGATACTCTTTGATTCTTGTGATATTCTCATCGTCGATAATTTAGGAAAGGATATTAGTGGAGAGGGTATGGATCCTCATGTAACAGGACGATTTCCAACCAATCTATGTGAATCAAAATTTACTGCTCAAAAATTGGTTGTTCTGGACATCAGCCAAGCTTCCCACGGAAATTGCTATGGCATAGGATTGGCAGATATCACAACTCGAAGGTTGTTAGAGTGTTCTGATCTTCACACAATGTACCTAAATGCACGTACAAATACTGTCCTTGATGGGGTGAAGATTCCTATGATTTGTTCTAATCACCAACAGGCAATTCAAGCTGCAATAGCAACTTGTATATTTCAAGATCCTTCGAGGATACGAATAATTCGAATAAAAAATACTCGTGAGATAGATACAATTCTTGTGTCTGAATCAATGTTGGAGTGTGTTCATGGTAATGATGCATTAGAAGTACTCGATACCCCTTCAGATTTTAATTTTAATGAAGATGGGAACTTGTTCTAG
- a CDS encoding cation:proton antiporter subunit C: MVIERILIFLLALIGFAAIVGAKNIIKKVFGLNILNAAVVLLYILEGSRIGDQAPILGDGVTNMVDPVPQALMLTAIVIGVCVTALALALAVRLYKATGSLEIDTISERLRSEH, from the coding sequence GTGGTCATTGAACGCATTTTGATCTTCCTGCTTGCTCTGATAGGTTTCGCTGCCATTGTTGGAGCAAAGAATATCATCAAAAAGGTGTTCGGACTCAATATCCTGAACGCTGCAGTGGTACTGCTCTACATCCTGGAAGGGAGCAGGATCGGAGACCAAGCCCCGATCCTGGGGGATGGGGTAACCAACATGGTAGACCCCGTTCCCCAAGCCTTGATGCTGACCGCTATTGTCATTGGAGTGTGTGTTACTGCGCTTGCCTTGGCTCTGGCGGTTCGACTATACAAGGCAACCGGTTCCTTGGAGATAGACACGATCAGTGAGAGGTTGCGTAGTGAGCATTGA
- a CDS encoding proton-conducting transporter membrane subunit, with product MSMTNTILFSPVFLPLLSAAGILFIKSFCPTGIRRIAEYLGILIGMVLPLPLVLSLYPILQNQGYIETSIGGYAKSIGIVYRFDGMSLLLIFLAAAITIPSWIFSRKQGPGHSYFTALMLIQNASIAAIGMASDLFNLFVCLELMGVTAYVLIATGKKANAAYASFSYLMLSSSAMVFFLLGTFGLYKLTGSLSYEGISRGLEAISGRNQYVALFSLLLIIVPVLLRVAVMPLSLWLVDAHAKAPHAVSALLSGVLLKVPLFALLRVFALSPLATQLALPVSYAGAATALIGVLLALSQSDAKQLLAYHSISQIGYIVSAWGLALHAGITTSTGALLLSASFFHAFSHAQFKALLFLTIGKATDAAGNRNVYTLRGANQALRNEGERIPLTMLCFLVGALSISALPPFNGFYSKTLVTYTLKGSMHYTFLTLASAGTIASFIKLSRIFLPSKQPLVRTVNKEKERFSVSTHLSFILLALSCLAVGIFSEQLIVFITQLINPEEANVYSNTFFFTQDNLIKTALTVLAGIVLFSLAVTRPGQYVLHFLEKRRGGFTDLFLGFSVALGVLGLVAL from the coding sequence ATGAGCATGACCAACACCATACTCTTCTCCCCAGTATTTCTCCCTCTTCTCTCAGCAGCAGGTATACTCTTTATCAAGAGCTTCTGCCCGACGGGCATCAGGAGAATTGCGGAGTATTTGGGAATACTGATAGGAATGGTACTCCCCCTACCTCTGGTTCTCTCGCTCTACCCCATCCTGCAGAACCAAGGGTACATTGAGACAAGCATTGGAGGGTATGCAAAGAGTATCGGCATCGTCTACCGTTTTGATGGAATGAGCTTGCTTTTGATTTTCTTGGCTGCAGCAATCACCATCCCCTCCTGGATTTTCTCCCGTAAGCAAGGACCTGGACATAGCTACTTCACAGCTCTGATGCTCATCCAGAACGCTTCCATAGCAGCAATCGGCATGGCCAGTGACCTTTTCAACCTTTTTGTCTGCCTTGAACTCATGGGCGTAACTGCCTATGTACTGATCGCAACCGGCAAAAAAGCCAATGCAGCTTATGCATCTTTCTCCTACCTTATGCTCTCATCGTCTGCGATGGTCTTTTTCCTGCTCGGTACCTTCGGTCTCTACAAACTCACTGGGTCACTCAGCTATGAAGGGATTTCCAGGGGATTGGAAGCTATCTCTGGAAGAAACCAATACGTTGCACTTTTCTCCTTGCTTCTGATCATTGTCCCGGTTCTATTACGCGTAGCAGTTATGCCGCTCTCCTTGTGGTTGGTAGATGCACACGCAAAAGCACCACATGCTGTTTCAGCGCTCCTCTCGGGAGTACTGTTGAAAGTGCCTCTCTTTGCATTGCTGAGAGTCTTTGCGCTCTCTCCGCTTGCCACTCAGCTTGCCCTTCCGGTCAGCTACGCTGGAGCTGCAACGGCCTTGATCGGAGTGTTGCTTGCTCTCTCCCAGAGTGATGCAAAGCAACTGCTCGCTTATCACTCCATCAGCCAGATAGGGTATATCGTAAGTGCCTGGGGGTTGGCTCTGCATGCAGGGATCACCACATCAACTGGAGCACTGCTTCTTTCAGCCTCCTTCTTCCATGCATTCAGCCATGCGCAGTTCAAAGCCTTGCTCTTTCTTACCATCGGAAAGGCTACTGATGCAGCAGGCAACCGTAATGTCTACACGCTCAGGGGAGCAAACCAAGCATTACGAAACGAAGGAGAGAGAATACCGCTTACGATGCTCTGTTTCCTGGTAGGAGCTTTATCCATTTCTGCACTTCCCCCGTTCAACGGTTTTTACAGCAAGACATTGGTTACCTACACGCTCAAGGGAAGTATGCATTATACCTTCCTGACCCTTGCCTCAGCGGGAACCATTGCTTCGTTTATCAAGCTTTCACGGATTTTTCTTCCATCCAAACAACCACTGGTGCGTACAGTCAATAAAGAGAAAGAACGATTTTCCGTCTCCACACACCTCTCATTCATCCTGCTTGCCCTCTCCTGTCTTGCTGTCGGTATCTTCAGTGAACAGTTAATAGTATTCATTACCCAACTGATTAACCCAGAAGAAGCCAATGTTTACAGCAATACCTTCTTCTTCACACAGGATAATCTTATCAAGACTGCTCTTACCGTCCTCGCAGGCATAGTACTCTTCAGTCTTGCTGTTACCAGACCAGGACAGTATGTTTTGCACTTCTTGGAGAAGAGACGAGGAGGATTCACTGATCTCTTCCTCGGATTTTCCGTAGCACTCGGGGTTCTTGGTTTGGTTGCCTTATAA
- a CDS encoding MnhB domain-containing protein: protein MKRTLFILKIMFILLVLALVIFPVILSSHPWPEASRDYLYEHALSDTGAVNTVSSIYLGYRAMDTLGETLVLLVSITGTMGILINLGKESEEEEAVSFSLAPEKRPKNAQRTHLLEVVSSKLGPVVLLFGFYVMLYGHISPGGGFQGGVIVASAIVFLALGTETQTKLTNTNVLGRIEALSFLVLIVAATSGVFFESGFFGNPIKSGSSLSANFIILLNIIIGLKVGTSIAVMCIAMMGGRRGH from the coding sequence ATGAAACGAACATTGTTCATCTTGAAAATCATGTTCATACTCCTCGTCTTGGCCCTAGTCATCTTCCCGGTCATCCTCTCCTCCCACCCCTGGCCAGAGGCCTCGAGGGACTATCTCTATGAACATGCACTCTCTGACACGGGGGCAGTGAATACCGTCAGCTCCATCTACCTGGGGTATCGGGCAATGGACACCTTGGGGGAAACCTTGGTTTTGCTGGTTTCCATTACCGGTACAATGGGGATCCTGATCAATCTTGGAAAGGAGAGTGAAGAAGAGGAAGCGGTGAGCTTCTCCCTCGCCCCCGAAAAACGACCCAAAAATGCACAGAGGACCCACCTCCTTGAGGTGGTTTCCTCCAAGCTTGGACCGGTCGTCTTGCTCTTTGGCTTCTATGTCATGTTATATGGGCATATCTCACCAGGAGGAGGTTTCCAAGGCGGGGTGATAGTTGCCTCTGCCATCGTTTTCCTTGCCCTGGGGACCGAGACACAGACCAAGCTGACCAACACGAATGTACTGGGAAGAATAGAGGCTCTATCCTTTCTTGTACTCATAGTGGCAGCTACCAGTGGGGTTTTCTTCGAAAGCGGGTTCTTCGGTAACCCGATCAAGAGCGGTTCATCCCTCTCTGCAAACTTCATCATCCTCTTGAACATCATCATCGGACTGAAGGTGGGAACAAGCATAGCGGTCATGTGTATCGCCATGATGGGAGGACGCCGTGGTCATTGA
- a CDS encoding hydrogenase subunit MbhD domain-containing protein, whose protein sequence is MTILLLTMILALGSFALLSRDLLHSVIALSALSMLSALMFTILRAPDVAITEAAVGAGVSTIIFVWAIRHTRRRSKD, encoded by the coding sequence ATGACTATCCTGCTTCTCACTATGATTCTTGCTCTTGGCAGTTTCGCATTGCTCTCCAGGGACTTATTGCATTCAGTGATAGCCCTCTCTGCACTCAGCATGCTTAGCGCCCTGATGTTCACGATACTTAGAGCTCCAGACGTTGCCATCACCGAGGCAGCTGTAGGAGCCGGAGTTTCCACCATCATCTTTGTATGGGCTATCCGCCACACTCGGAGAAGGAGTAAAGATTAA
- a CDS encoding sugar ABC transporter substrate-binding protein produces the protein MKKLLILVGLLLVVGSLLFAGANAETKPQETKTITMWCAYSQPDRIIAMDSAIAQFEELNPNIKVVRELVPWSNIRQKWIASKMAGTLPQMVVGGDADLIPIWAAGDFEPVDDVVEMVGGKDAFLPGPLNGLTIDGKVIALPHYTLSWKMAVRTDWLEELGLPIPKTWDEFAEAAIAITNPPQRYGFDLPLSKSAYKSKEWLAYFMRTNGAEFFNEKGEVNFNTPQTIETVRFLVDLYKQTGRQAALNYSENDAIDNFVKGNVGFIFAAGSLVKAIVNTNPDLLDKIAIIETPMNTKPPVDGAGLVGIGKFKGVAHSEETSKFMAFLLKQDIYREFLFSMPNMVPITVEGSKDPKFWDDPRIADYSHLYGRFMEGAMNGARVGMDYGPTPVANSGITGSEIEDMFHSIIVDGVSVEQAVKATHEKIKAQLSAAGY, from the coding sequence GTGAAGAAACTACTTATTTTAGTAGGATTGTTGCTTGTTGTTGGTTCACTACTATTTGCAGGAGCCAATGCCGAAACAAAACCACAAGAAACAAAAACCATTACTATGTGGTGCGCTTATAGTCAGCCAGACAGAATCATTGCAATGGACAGTGCAATTGCACAGTTTGAAGAACTTAACCCTAACATCAAAGTTGTTCGTGAATTAGTTCCTTGGTCGAATATCAGGCAGAAGTGGATAGCCTCCAAGATGGCAGGCACCCTTCCTCAAATGGTCGTTGGTGGTGATGCAGACCTAATCCCTATTTGGGCAGCCGGAGATTTTGAACCAGTTGATGATGTTGTTGAAATGGTAGGAGGAAAAGATGCTTTCTTACCTGGACCATTGAATGGGTTAACCATAGATGGAAAAGTCATAGCCCTGCCACATTACACGTTATCCTGGAAAATGGCTGTTCGCACAGACTGGCTTGAGGAACTTGGCCTGCCCATTCCAAAGACCTGGGATGAATTTGCCGAGGCTGCTATTGCAATTACCAATCCTCCTCAAAGATATGGATTCGATCTTCCTCTTAGCAAGAGTGCATACAAGTCGAAAGAGTGGCTTGCATATTTCATGCGAACGAATGGTGCTGAATTCTTCAATGAGAAAGGTGAAGTAAACTTTAACACCCCACAAACTATTGAAACGGTTAGATTCCTCGTTGATTTGTACAAGCAGACTGGCCGTCAAGCAGCTCTCAATTATAGTGAAAATGACGCCATTGACAATTTTGTGAAAGGCAATGTTGGTTTCATCTTTGCTGCAGGCTCTTTAGTTAAGGCCATTGTAAACACAAATCCTGATCTTCTGGACAAGATAGCTATCATAGAAACACCTATGAATACGAAGCCACCGGTTGATGGAGCAGGACTAGTAGGTATTGGCAAATTTAAAGGTGTTGCACACTCAGAAGAAACCTCAAAATTCATGGCTTTCTTGCTAAAGCAAGATATATACCGTGAGTTCCTCTTCTCGATGCCCAACATGGTTCCCATCACTGTTGAAGGATCTAAAGATCCAAAATTCTGGGATGATCCAAGAATTGCAGATTATAGTCACCTATATGGAAGATTCATGGAAGGAGCAATGAATGGGGCACGCGTAGGAATGGATTATGGTCCTACTCCTGTAGCAAACAGCGGCATTACTGGTTCAGAGATTGAGGATATGTTCCATTCAATCATTGTAGATGGAGTCTCAGTTGAACAAGCAGTCAAAGCAACCCATGAGAAGATCAAGGCACAGCTCTCGGCTGCAGGATATTAA